From the genome of Argentina anserina chromosome 4, drPotAnse1.1, whole genome shotgun sequence, one region includes:
- the LOC126790027 gene encoding splicing factor 3B subunit 6-like protein, whose amino-acid sequence MAAISLRKGNTRLPPEVNRVLYVRNLPFNISSEEMYDIFGKYGAIRQIRIGTNKDTRGTAYVVYEDIYDAKTAVDHLSGFNVANRYLIVLYYQQAKMGKKFDQRKKEEEIAKMQEKYGVSTKDK is encoded by the coding sequence ATGGCCGCAATCAGTCTCCGGAAGGGCAACACGCGCCTGCCGCCGGAAGTGAACCGCGTCCTGTACGTCCGCAACCTGCCGTTCAACATCTCGAGCGAGGAGATGTACGACATCTTCGGCAAGTACGGCGCGATACGGCAGATACGCATCGGCACGAACAAGGACACGCGGGGGACGGCGTACGTGGTGTACGAGGACATCTACGACGCGAAGACGGCGGTGGATCACCTGTCCGGGTTCAACGTGGCGAACAGGTACCTGATAGTGCTGTACTACCAGCAGGCCAAGATGGGCAAGAAGTTTGATCAGaggaagaaggaggaggagattgCTAAGATGCAGGAGAAGTACGGCGTTTCGACTAAAGATAAGTGA
- the LOC126790011 gene encoding uncharacterized protein LOC126790011 has protein sequence MPFPMKIQPIDIDAEALRIDTAAKPVVKSRFRRLFDRQFPSVLKISSTEKPPSGGDFNKDAAGGGGGAAEFEPSSVCLAKMVQNFLEETNEKQQPTKCGRNRCNCFHGNNNDSSDDELDFFGSDSISGGSFGGDASDILKSLIPCVSVAERNLLADTAKIVENSKNQKQKDELRKIVTDGLVSLGYDSSVCKSKWDKSPSFPAGEYEYIDVMVEGERLLIDIDFRSEFEVARPTGAYKAVLQSLPFIFVGKSDRLGQIVSIVTEAAKQSLKKKGMPFPPWRKAEYVRAKWLSPCTTRTTTQLENDVVSPAPENNGTVSSDDRTDHLSECGEFELIFGEDSVNSTDPSPVKELAKVTGNSVTPVAWQPPAIKPKSVERGARIVTGLASLLAAKP, from the exons ATGCCTTTTCCGATGAAGATCCAACCGATCGATATAGACGCCGAAGCGCTCCGGATCGACACGGCGGCCAAGCCGGTGGTGAAATCCCGGTTCCGGCGGCTTTTTGACCGGCAGTTCCCGAGCGTGCTTAAAATCTCCTCGACGGAAAAGCCTCCCTCCGGTGGCGACTTCAACAAGGACGCCGCCGGAGGCGGAGGAGGAGCGGCCGAGTTCGAGCCGAGCTCGGTGTGCCTGGCGAAGATGGTTCAGAATTTCCTCGAGGAAACGAACGAGAAGCAACAGCCGACGAAATGTGGCCGGAACCGGTGCAATTGCTTCCACGGGAACAACAATGACAGCTCCGACGACGAGCTCGACTTCTTCGGCAGCGATTCCATTTCCGGCGGCTCCTTCGGCGGCGACGCCTCTGATATTCTCAAG AGCTTGATTCCATGCGTGAGCGTCGCCGAGAGGAACCTCTTAGCCGACACGGCGAAGATCGTCGAGAACAGCAAGAATCAAAAGCAGAAAGACGAGCTCCGGAAGATCGTCACCGACGGCCTCGTCTCTCTCGGCTACGACTCCTCCGTCTGCAAATCCAAGTGGGACAAGTCACCGTCCTTCCCTGCCG GTGAATACGAGTACATCGATGTGATGGTGGAGGGGGAGAGGTTGTTGATTGACATCGATTTCCGATCGGAATTCGAGGTGGCCCGTCCCACTGGGGCCTACAAGGCCGTCCTCCAATCCCTGCCGTTCATTTTCGTCGGCAAATCCGACCGTCTCGGCCAGATCGTCTCCATCGTCACGGAGGCGGCCAAGCAGAGCCTCAAGAAGAAAGGCATGCCGTTCCCGCCGTGGCGTAAAGCCGAGTACGTCAGAGCCAAGTGGCTCTCTCCCTGCACGACTCGAACGACGACGCAGCtcgaaaacgacgtcgtttcccCGGCGCCGGAGAATAATGGGACTGTGAGCTCCGACGATCGGACCGACCACCTGAGCGAGTGCGGTGAGTTTGAGTTGATCTTCGGCGAGGATTCCGTGAATTCGACCGATCCGTCGCCGGTAAAGGAATTGGCGAAAGTGACCGGAAATTCAGTGACGCCGGTGGCGTGGCAGCCGCCGGCGATCAAGCCGAAGAGCGTTGAGAGAGGAGCGAGGATCGTGACCGGTTTGGCTTCGCTTCTAGCAGCAAAACCGTGA
- the LOC126790008 gene encoding armadillo repeat-containing protein LFR — protein MQKRDFNKSGGSSGGASAPPAKRGRPFGSGNSSAAAAAAAAAAAADNTAAPSTLLGPSLLVHNAFTVENNKRIVHALQSGLKSELTWALNTLTLLSFKEKDDIRKDSNNALTRISGLLDALLTVIDDWRDIAMPKEHVRAPRVRNLGANLLVTGFGNEYEVLGSNSSVTHQGLGHGSQEASMLSNVRNLRSSEWWLEEDGLFNLDDEGRAERQQCAVAASNIIRNFSFMQDNETIMAVHRHCLETIFQCIEDYITEDEELVTNALETIVNLSPMLDLQVFGSSKASYIKMTAKRAVQAIVGVLESPVKAWHCAAAELLGRLVINPDNEPFLLPFIPQIHKRLVDLMSLPALDAQAAAVGALYNFSEVNMDCRLKLANERWAIDRLLKVIKGPHPVPEICRKAAMILESLVSEPQNRGMLLAYENAFAEVLFSDAKYSDIFARILYELTSRPNNKVAAARGIWGM, from the exons atgcAGAAGCGGGACTTCAACAAGTCCGGTGGATCTTCCGGCGGAGCCTCCGCACCTCCGGCCAAGCGAGGCCGTCCATTCGGTAGCGGTAACAGCAGCGCCGCAGCAgctgcggcggcggcggcggccgccGCCGATAACACCGCAGCTCCTTCCACTCTCCTCGGTCCTTCTCTCCTCGTCCACAACGCCTTCACCG TTGAAAACAATAAGAGAATAGTTCATGCTCTTCAGAGTGGACTAAAGAGTGAGCTGACATGGGCGTTGAACACACTCACATTACTATCTTTCAAAGAGAAGGATGACATTCGTAAAGATAGCAATAACGCGCTTACGAGGATTTCCGGCTTGCTTGATGCTCTCCTCACTGTT ATTGACGACTGGCGTGATATAGCTATGCCAAAGGAGCATGTGAGGGCGCCGAGAGTGAGGAATTTGGGTGCCAATTTGCTTGTGACTGGGTTCGGAAATGAGTATGAGGTGTTGGGGTCAAATAGCAGTGTTACACATCAGGG CTTAGGACATGGATCTCAAGAAGCGTCTATGCTGAGTAATGTGAGAAATCTTCGTTCTTCAGAGTGGTGGCTTGAGGAAGATGGTCTGTTTAATCTTGATGATGAAGGTAGAGCGGAGAGACAGCAATGTGCGGTTGCGGCTTCTAATATCATCCGTAACTTCTCTTTCATGCAAGACAATGAGACTATTATGGCTGTCCATCGCCATTGTCTGGAAACGATCTTCCAGTGCATAGAAGATTACATCACAG AAGATGAAGAACTTGTGACAAATGCTCTCGAAACAATTGTAAATTTGTCTCCAATGCTGGATCTTCAAGTTTTTGGTTCGTCAAAGGCATCCTACATCAAGATGAC AGCAAAGCGTGCAGTTCAAGCCATAGTTGGTGTGCTGGAGTCTCCTGTCAAAGCTTGGCATTGCGCTGCAGCTGAGTTACTTGGGCGTTTGGTCATAAATCCTGATAATgaaccttttcttcttcccttcATTCCTCAG atacacaaacgattaGTTGACCTTATGAGCTTACCAGCATTAGATGCACAAGCAGCTGCTGTTGGTGCGCTCTATAACTTCTCTGAAGTAAATATGGACTGCAGACTAAAACTTGCCAACGAGCGATG GGCAATTGATCGACTGCTAAAAGTTATAAAGGGTCCCCATCCTGTCCCCGAAATTTGCAGGAAAGCTGCTATGATATTAGAAAGCCTCGTGTCTGAACCACAGAATAGAGGAATGCTGCTAGCTTATGAGAATGCATTTGCAGAAGTACTATTCTCAGATGCCAAATATTCTGACATCTTTGCCAGAATTTTGTACGAACTGACATCTCGaccaaacaacaaagtagcagcAGCTCGTGGTATTTGGGGCATGTAA
- the LOC126790010 gene encoding uncharacterized protein LOC126790010: protein MLLAPPGCLLPLPRIYRPISPPVRTRTPPTTRLCCRASLITNSDSFEVGRLIGSYGFMNITSFSGSTLGADTEYSSGELGRLRVQDVGEGSVKIRLYDGRVTQGPLKGASVFFKVYPGKRTGGNEADMMAANELNAHISLQYSSDGICQNLVTLIGGFETKTGEQWLAFRNDGKYNAADYAKVMSERVSKSRAGGGQVWNKFEQQETIKRRRYFVTKLLQGTMRGLAYMHDHERLHQSLGPASVILNTIVEREAIYLVPRLRDLAFSVDIRYSNLEGRPGLLSEGLWRRASTAGAFTPMDKRAFGLADDIYEAGLFFAYVAFVPFCEAGTMDGLSLQRLLESTFQLDLGATREYCLADDRLLDAVKFLDLGDGAGWELLQAMLNPDFRKRPTAQTVLNHRFMTVGVL from the exons ATGCTCCTCGCACCACCCGGTTGCCTCCTCCCGCTTCCTCGAATATACAGACCCATCTCGCCACCGGTCCGAACTCGGACGCCGCCGACGACTCGGCTGTGCTGTAGAGCGAGTCTGATCACCAACTCGGACTCCTTCGAGGTGGGCCGACTCATTGGCAGCTATGGCTTCATGAACATCACTAG CTTTTCGGGATCTACATTGGGCGCGGATACTGAATACTCTTCCGGAGAATTGGGGCGGTTGAGGGTTCAAGACGTAGGAGAGGGCAGTGTAAAGATCAG GCTATATGATGGGAGAGTTACTCAGGGTCCGTTGAAAGGGGCTTCGGTGTTTTTTAAG gtTTATCCTGGAAAAAGGACCGGTGGAAATGAGGCTGATATGATGGCTGCCAATGAGCTAAATGCACACATATCCCTTCAA TATAGTTCAGATGGTATCTGCCAAAATCTTGTGACACTCATAGGtgggtttgaaacaaaaacTGGGGAGCAG TGGCTGGCTTTTCGCAATGATGGGAAATATAATGCTGCAGATTATGCAAAAGTTATGAGTGAAAGAGTTTCAAAAAGCCGTGCTGGAGGAGGACAGGTTTGGAATAAGTTTGAACAACAGGAAACAATCAAACGCAGAAGATACTTTGTTACCAAGTTGCTTCAGGGTACGATGAGAGGTCTAGCATACATGCATGATCATGAAAGGTTACACCAGAGTCTGGGACCAGCCTCTGTTATTCTTAA CACAATTGTAGAGAGAGAGGCCATATACTTAGTACCACGACTTCGGGATCTAGCCTTTTCTGTTGACATTAG GTATTCAAATCTAGAAGGGAGGCCTGGACTGCTGTCAGAGGGACTTTGGAGACGAGCATCCACTGCCGGTGCATTCACTCCCATGGATAAAAGAGCATTTGGACTAGCAGATGACAT ATATGAAGCAGGTCTATTCTTTGCATACGTGGCATTTGTTCCATTTTGTGAAGCAGGCACAATGGATGGTCTTTCATTGCAA AGACTTTTGGAGAGCACTTTCCAACTTGATCTTGGAGCAACAAGAGA GTATTGTTTAGCAGATGACAGACTGTTAGATGCTGTGAAATTCCTAGATCTTGGAGATGGTGCTGGTTGGGAGTTACTCCAG GCAATGCTGAATCCTGACTTCCGCAAACGGCCAACGGCACAAACTGTACTCAATCATAGATTCATGACGGTGGGAGTACTTTGA